One window from the genome of Salvia splendens isolate huo1 chromosome 9, SspV2, whole genome shotgun sequence encodes:
- the LOC121746758 gene encoding 3-oxoacyl-[acyl-carrier-protein] reductase FabG-like, with product MATEIPQQLEPWSHLTGKTVMVTGASSGLGLEFCLDLAKAGCRVVAAARRTDRLKSLCDQINAMNDGGPCRAIAVALDVTSDGPTIAASVDRAWAAFGSIDALINNAGVRGQVRSSIDLEEEEWNSVVKTNLSGSWLVSKYVGERMRRGGSTAGGSIINISSISGLNRPTFRGGVAYGASKAGLDSMTKSMAIELGDYNIRVNSIAPGMFKSEITEDLLRKNWLKNVAEKSVPLKTFGTSDPALTTLIRYLIHDSSSYVSGNVFIVDAGYTLPGFPIFSSL from the exons ATGGCGACTGAGATCCCACAGCAATTGGAGCCGTGGTCTCACCTCACCGGCAAAACCGTCATGGTCACCGGTGCTTCCTCCGGCCTCGGCCTCGAATTCTGCCTTGACCTCGCCAAGGCTGGCTGCAGAGTCGTGGCCGCAGCCCGTAGAACCGACCGCCTCAAGTCCCTTTGCGATCAAATCAACGCAATGAACGACGGCGGCCCTTGTCGAGCTATCGCGGTGGCTCTCGATGTCACCTCTGATGGCCCCACCATTGCAGCCAGCGTCGACCGAGCTTGGGCCGCCTTCGGTTCAATTGATGCTTTAATTAACAATGCTGGTGTTAGag gGCAAGTGAGATCATCTATAGATCTCGAGGAAGAGGAATGGAACAGTGTGGTGAAAACAAACTTGAGTGGGTCTTGGTTGGTGTCCAAGTACGTCGGCGAACGGATGCGTCGTGGCGGCAGCACAGCCGGTGGCTCAATCATCAACATCTCATCGATTTCCGGCCTAAATCGACCAACGTTTCGCGGTGGTGTTGCCTACGGTGCTTCTAAAGCTGGCCTCGACTCCATGACCAAG AGTATGGCCATAGAATTGGGAGATTATAATATCAGGGTGAACTCAATCGCTCCAGGAATGTTTAAATCTGAAATAACAGAAGATCTACTTAGGAAAAATTGGCTGAAAAATGTTGCAGAGAAATCAGTTCCATTAAAGACATTTGGGACATCAGATCCAGCGCTAACAACTCTAATTCGTTACCTAATTCATGACTCCTCTAGTTATGTTTCAGGCAATGTTTTTATTGTCGATGCTGGTTACACCCTCCCAGGCTTTccaattttctcctctcttTAG
- the LOC121747748 gene encoding uncharacterized protein At2g29880-like — protein MARRGKSNHVWTIEEDAKLVESIVELKRSKNWDGESGNGLRKGYQKELEKILQEKLPGNGLKEKPHIESRCKLLKKQYHAIYDVRANGELSGFGWDDERKCVTASADVWADYLKSHPDCTFMKNKSFPYFDQLSIVWGKDRAAGLHAEAPLDVVEELDREENVDQVDGESGEDGVPSLTTPRDEGTSKRLDRKRRRSSDGFISSLERMTNVLVAHMDKSNDQMNKILESVTGGDKEKKDNRHMLYEKLQEIEALTDSQRQKAAMKLVRDPDLLDYFFTLHDEGAKKMFLIELLG, from the exons ATGGCTCGCCGTGGAAAGAGTAATCATGTATGGACTATTGAAGAAGATGCAAAACTTGTAGAATCCATTGTTGAGTTGAAGAGGAGTAAGAATTGGGATGGTGAAAGTGGAAATGGGTTGCGAAAAGGTTACCAAAAGGAGTTGGAAAAAATATTGCAAGAAAAGCTTCCAGGTAATGGTCTTAAAGAAAAGCCACACATCGAATCTCGTTGTAAGTTATTGAAAAAACAATATCATGCTATCTATGATGTACGTGCTAATGGAGAATTGAGTGGCTTTGGCTGGGATGATGAAAGAAAATGTGTTACTGCAAGTGCGGATGTTTGGGCTGATTATTTGAAG aGCCATCCAGATTGTACTTTCATGAAAAACAAGTCTTTCCCTTACTTTGATCAACTATCAATTGTATGGGGTAAAGATAGAGCTGCTGGATTACATGCTGAAGCTCCATTAGATGTAGTCGAGGAATTAGATAGAGAAGAAAATGTAGATCAAGTGGATGGAGAATCTGGTGAAGATGGTGTACCTTCATTAACTACACCTCGCGACGAAGGAACTTCAAAAAGACTTGATCGTAAGAGGAGAAGAAGTTCAGATGGTTTCATATCAAGTTTGGAGCGAATGACTAATGTGCTTGTTGCGCATATGGATAAGTCGAATGATCAAATGAACAAGATTTTGGAAAGTGTTACCGGAGGTGACAAAGAGAAAAAAGACAATCGTCATATGCTTTATGAGAAATTGCAAGAGATTGAAGCATTGACTGATTCTCAGAGACAAAAAGCTGCAATGAAACTTGTTCGAGATCCTGATTTATTAGATTACTTTTTCACTCTTCATGATGAAGGGGCTAAAAAGATGTTTCTAATAGAACTATTAGGATGA